CTCCtctgcaacacacacaaacacaacataaaTATTAACCTTTCATGTTAACAAATTGTAACGTGTTAGAATTAAGTAGAGTGACAAGAGAAGAACGTGAAATTAATGGCATAGTTTATAGTAAAGTCGAATGTTGATACTTTGACCTGTAAGATATATTTTGATTTACATTTTGTGTAATTATTTGTCCAGTTTATGTTTATCTCTGTTGTTAGATATGTCTTGAGGTAATATGAAGATAAAGTGGATTATTTACATTCATTTCGTCTTAAAATAGAATGCTAGCGAAAATGGGAAGAGGGTGGGTTGGAAAATGTTGCCCCAAtgggtgttacacacacacacacacagctcatctTGACCCGAgacacacaggtcaggtcaggtcaaggttcaGGAGACGTactggtgaccagggtgatgggGGAGTCGCCTATGATGGAGTAATCTTGAGGTGAGATGACCCGGAGACGCCGTGCCAACCTGaccgcctcctcccccagcgtgTCGTTCTTGCCCGCGCCGCCCAGGGcgttcctcccacccaccccgtcAGCGCCTCCCGCAGACGACCCCGCCGGGAGACCCCGGCCTCCTGCCCCGCCGCCCCTGGACACAGGGACCGCACGCCGACGACgacccacctgcaggagggaacCATGATGAGGTGTGGCTGATGCATGATAACGAGGGTAAGGTTCGTTGATGCTTATTAGTTCAGGATGAAGAAGACATACTTACCCCGTCGTCCGGACAGACGGGACAACCGTCGCTACACAGGTCCACCTGACACTCCATGTACACGTCCGTCTTGTCCGGGAACTTGaaggcctgcaggaggaggaggagccaggcaggTCATGAGGAGGTCAATGTTCTTCATGACTGGTGGGTCGTGGTGTGACCCGTTCATGAGTCAAACACGTGTTTATTCATGATTGGTTATTGGTCTTTAGTTATGGCAGTGATGGTTCATGTTTCAGACTCGTATTagcatagaaaatgggagagggagaggatataCCTGGGAGAACGGGAGAGGAGGGTATAcctgggagagtgggagaggaggacatacgtgggagagtgagagtaacATACCTGGAAGTGAGAGTAAGCGATGACAGGTATGGTGGGGTCTGCAGTGTCTCTGGTCTTCTGCCATGACCCCAACAGCTTCTTACGGGAGGGCAGGACACACCCCTCCTGTAATGTAACATACCCGCGCGATAGCTACCAACTTATACTGAATGAACTTATactatactatcagtatactatcagtagaCTATCAGTAGACTCTGTAGTATCAGTATAGTCTCAGTATACTCTCAGTATACTTTCAGTATTCTCAGTATACtgtcagtatactatcagtatactatcagtatactatcagtatactatcagtatactatcagtatactatcagtatactatcagtatactatcagtatactatcagtatactatcagtatactatcagtatactatcagtatactatcagtatactatcagtatactatcagtatactatcagtatactatcagtatactatcagtatactatcagtatactatcagtatactatcagtatactatcagtatactatcagtatactatcagtatactatcagtatactatcagtatactatcagtatactatcagtatactatcagtatactatcagtatactatcagtatactatcagtatactatcagtatactatcagtatactatcagtatactatcagtatactatcagtatactatcagtatactatcagtatactatcagtatactatcagtatactatcagtatactatcagtatactatcagtatactatcagtatactatcagtatactatcagtatactatcagtatactatcagtatactatcagtatactatcagtatactatcagtatactatcagtatactatcagtatactatcagtatactatcagtatactatcagtatactatcagtatactatcagtatactatcagtatactatcagtatactatcagtatactatcagtatactatcagtatactatcagtatactatcagtatactatcagtatactatcagtatactatcagtatactatcagtatactatcagtatactatcagtatactatcagtatactatcagtatactatcagtatactatcagtatactatcagtatactatcagtatactatcagtatactatcagtatactatcagtatactatcagtatactatcagtatactatcagtatactatcagtatactatcagtatactatcagtatactatcagtatactatcagtatactatcagtatactatcagtatactatcagtatactatcagtatactatcagtatactatcagtatactatcagtatactatcagtatactatcagtatactatcagtatactatcagtatactatcagtatactatcagtatactatcagtatactatcagtatactatcagtatactatcagtatactatcagtatactatcagtatactatcagtatactatcagtatactatcagtatactatcagtatactatcagtatactatcagtatactatcagtatactatcagtatactatcagtatactatcagtatactatcagtatactatcagtatactatcagtatactatcagtatactatcagtatactatcagtatactatcagtatactatcagtatactatcagtatactatcagtatactatcagtatactatcagtatactatcagtatactatcagtatactatcagtatactatcagtatactatcagtatactatcagtatactatcagtatactatcagtatactatcagtatactatcagtatactatcagtatactatcagtatactatcagtatactatcagtatactatcagtatactatcagtatactatcagtatactatcagtatactatcagtatactatcagtatactatcagtatactatcagtatactatcagtatactatcagtatactatcagtatactatcagtatactatcagtatactatcagtatactatcagtatactatcagtatactatcagtatactatcagtatactatcagtatactatcagtatactatcagtatactatcagtatactatcagtatactatcagtatactatcagtatactatcagtatactatcagtatactatcagtatactatcagtatactatcagtatactatcagtatactatcagtatactatcagtatactatcagtatactatcagtatactatcagtatactatcagtatactatcagtatactatcagtatactatcagtatactatcagtatactatcagtatactatcagtatactatcagtatactatcagtatactatcagtatactatcagtatactatcagtatactatcagtatactatcagtatactatcagtatactatcagtatactatcagtatactatcagtatactatcagtatactatcagtatactatcagtatactatcagtatactatcagtatactatcagtatactatcagtatactatcagtatactatcagtatactatcagtatactatcagtatactatcagtatactatcagtatactatcagtatactatcagtatactatcagtatactatcagtatactatcagtatactatcagtatactatcagtatactatcagtatactatcagtatactatcagtatactatcagtatactatcagtatactatcagtatactatcagtatactatcagtatactatcagtatactatcagtatactatcagtatactatcagtatactatcagtatactatcagtatactatcagtatactatcagtatactatcagtatactatcagtatactatcagtatactatcagtatactatcagtatactatcagtatactatcagtatactatcagtatactatcagtatactatcagtatactatcagtatactatcagtatactatcagtatactatcagtatactatcagtatactatcagtatactatcagtatactatcagtatactatcagtatactatcagtatactatcagtatactatcagtatactatcagtatactatcagtatactatcagtatactatcagtatactatcagtatactatcagtatactatcagtatactatcagtatactatcagtatactatcagtatactatcagtatactatcagtatactatcagtatactatcagtatactatcagtatactatcagtatactatcagtatactatcagtatactatcagtatactatcagtatactatcagtatactatcagtatactatcagtatactatcagtatactatcagtatactatcagtatactatcagtatactatcagtatactatcagtatactatcagtatactatcagtatactatcagtatactatcagtatactatcagtatactatcagtatactatcagtatactatcagtatactatcagtatactatcagtatactatcagtatactatcagtatactatcagtatactatcagtatactatcagtatactatcagtatactatcagtatactatcagtatactatcagtatactatcagtatactatcagtatactatcagtatactatcagtatactatcagtatactatcagtatactatcagtatactatcagtatactatcagtatactatcagtatactatcagtatactatcagtatactatcagtatactatcagtatactatcagtatactatcagtatactatcagtatactatcagtatactatcagtatactatcagtatactatcagtatactatcagtatactatcagtatactatcagtatactatcagtatactatcagtatactatcagtatactatcagtatactatcagtatactatcagtatactatcagtatactatcagtatactatcagtatactatcagtatactatcagtatactatcagtatactatcagtatactatcagtatactatcagtatactatcagtatactatcagtatactatcagta
The sequence above is a segment of the Panulirus ornatus isolate Po-2019 chromosome 12, ASM3632096v1, whole genome shotgun sequence genome. Coding sequences within it:
- the LOC139751951 gene encoding uncharacterized protein, whose amino-acid sequence is MECQVDLCSDGCPVCPDDGVGRRRRAVPVSRGGGAGGRGLPAGSSAGGADGVGGRNALGGAGKNDTLGEEAVRLARRLRVISPQDYSIIGDSPITLVTKESGAREQDMCMSVSTFVAGLAAMLVVLVASSLVTAILCVRVRTIPSSASTYPPDSSFHAFSTVSGKTM